Proteins co-encoded in one Cataglyphis hispanica isolate Lineage 1 chromosome 4, ULB_Chis1_1.0, whole genome shotgun sequence genomic window:
- the LOC126849078 gene encoding uncharacterized protein LOC126849078 isoform X5, which translates to MRQYRTIGLLALLLVAACVQAREAGLSRSKRYSGGYSSSSASSSASASAYGGGSSYSKSDAQAIGSASAGAQSSALANAGGYGGGGGHGGFGGGSGGLGGSGGLGGGGGLGGSGGGLGSGGGHGGYGGGGGHGGGSGSGLGFGGAGAGASSGGFGPGGGSGGYGGGSAGSSGGYGGGSGGSGGYDGGSGHGSGVGKVSGGLGGGYGGSSAGAGSYGGSGSLGGGGGSGGYGNDGAGGGFGSAGSNAGSYGGSSGSAGGYGGSGGSGSYGGGHGGLGGDAGFGGGSDKWSGGGAGGGHGLGHGGGLGGGHGKGSGGGHGGGLGGGHGGAGGLGGGFGGGLGGGHGGGLGGGLGGGLGGGHGGGLGGGHGGGLGGGSGSGLGGGHGGGLGGYGSSGTGGGGCAGGCGGGSGGASANAQASASANAGAGSGGYGGLGGLGGHGGHGSGVDLFSRIGDTDEGSSGTVEGAKGVYSSSAANIDSSGKGTYSVKAGKIPG; encoded by the exons ATGAGGCAGTATCGAACGATCGGCCTTTTGGCCTTATTACTAGTTGCAGCGTGTGTCCAAGCGCGAG AGGCCGGATTATCGCGTTCGAAACGTTACAGTGGAGGATATTCTTCCAGCAGTGCCAGCAGTTCGGCCAGCGCAAGTGCGTATGGGGGTGGTAGCAGTTATTCCAAATCCGATGCTCAAGCTATCGGCAGTGCCTCAGCAGGTGCTCAGTCCTCGGCATTAGCGAATGCCGGTGGATATGGAGGAGGCGGCGGTCATGGTGGTTTCGGTGGCGGCAGCGGTGGTCTAGGAGGTAGCGGTGGTCTAGGAGGTGGCGGTGGTCTAGGAGGTAGCGGTGGTGGTCTAGGAAGTGGCGGCGGTCACGGCGGTTATGGAGGCGGTGGAGGTCATGGAGGTGGCAGTGGCAGTGGTCTAGGATTCGGAGGTGCCGGTGCAGGTGCTAGTAGCGGTGGATTtg GACCCGGAGGAGGCAGTGGAGGCTACGGTGGTG GATCCGCGGGAAGCAGTGGAGGCTACGGTGGTG GATCCGGGGGCAGTGGAGGCTATGATGGTG gTAGTGGTCATGGAAGTGGAGTTGGTAAAGTTAGTGGAGGTCTTGGCGGTGGTTATGGTGGAAGTAGTGCCGGTGCCGGAAGTTATGGCGGAAGCGGTTCCTtaggtggtggtggtggctCGGGAGGATATGGTAATGATGGTGCCGGTGGTGGTTTTGGCAGTGCTGGTTCTAACGCAGGTAGTTACGGCGGTAGTAGTGGAAGTGCTGGTGGTTACGGTGGTAGCGGCGGCTCAGGCAGTTATGGAGGTGGTC ATGGAGGGCTTGGAGGTGACGCCGGTTTTGGTGGCGGATCTGATAAATGGAGCGGCGGTGGCGCAGGTGGTGGACACGGTCTAGGACATGGAGGAGGCTTAGGCGGTGGACATGGAAAAGGCTCAGGCGGTGGACATGGAGGAGGTTTAGGTGGTGGACATGGAGGAGCAGGAGGATTGGGTGGAGGTTTTGGGGGTGGTTTGGGTGGTGGACATGGAGGAG GATTGGGTGGAGGTCTTGGGGGTGGTTTGGGTGGTGGACACGGAGGAGGCTTAGGCGGCGGACATGGCGGAGGATTAGGTGGAGGTTCAGGAAGTGGTTTGGGTGGTGGACACGGAGGAGGCTTAGGCGGATATGGAAGTAGCGGAACAGGAGGTGGAG GATGTGCTGGAGGATGCGGCGGTGGTAGCGGCGGAGCAAGTGCCAATGCTCAAGCTAGCGCTAGCGCAAACGCCGGTGCAGGTAGCGGAGGATACGGAGGTCTCGGAGGTCTTGGAGGTCACGGAGGACATGGATCGGGAGTAGA
- the LOC126849078 gene encoding uncharacterized protein LOC126849078 isoform X2: MRQYRTIGLLALLLVAACVQAREAGLSRSKRYSGGYSSSSASSSASASAYGGGSSYSKSDAQAIGSASAGAQSSALANAGGYGGGGGHGGFGGGSGGLGGSGGLGGGGGLGGSGGGLGSGGGHGGYGGGGGHGGGSGSGLGFGGAGAGASSGGFGPGGGSGGYGGGSAGSSGGYGGGSGGSGGYDGGSGHGSGVGKVSGGLGGGYGGSSAGAGSYGGSGSLGGGGGSGGYGNDGAGGGFGSAGSNAGSYGGSSGSAGGYGGSGGSGSYGGGHGGLGGDAGFGGGSDKWSGGGAGGGHGLGHGGGLGGGHGKGSGGGHGGGLGGGHGGAGGLGGGFGGGLGGGHGGGLGGGLGGGLGGGHGGAGGLGGGLGGGLGGGHGGGLGGGHGGGLGGGSGSGLGGGHGGGLGGYGSSGTGGGGCAGGCGGGSGGASANAQASASANAGAGSGGYGGLGGLGGHGGHGSGVDLFSRIGDTDEGSSGTVEGAKGVYSSSAANIDSSGKGTYSVKAGKIPG; the protein is encoded by the exons ATGAGGCAGTATCGAACGATCGGCCTTTTGGCCTTATTACTAGTTGCAGCGTGTGTCCAAGCGCGAG AGGCCGGATTATCGCGTTCGAAACGTTACAGTGGAGGATATTCTTCCAGCAGTGCCAGCAGTTCGGCCAGCGCAAGTGCGTATGGGGGTGGTAGCAGTTATTCCAAATCCGATGCTCAAGCTATCGGCAGTGCCTCAGCAGGTGCTCAGTCCTCGGCATTAGCGAATGCCGGTGGATATGGAGGAGGCGGCGGTCATGGTGGTTTCGGTGGCGGCAGCGGTGGTCTAGGAGGTAGCGGTGGTCTAGGAGGTGGCGGTGGTCTAGGAGGTAGCGGTGGTGGTCTAGGAAGTGGCGGCGGTCACGGCGGTTATGGAGGCGGTGGAGGTCATGGAGGTGGCAGTGGCAGTGGTCTAGGATTCGGAGGTGCCGGTGCAGGTGCTAGTAGCGGTGGATTtg GACCCGGAGGAGGCAGTGGAGGCTACGGTGGTG GATCCGCGGGAAGCAGTGGAGGCTACGGTGGTG GATCCGGGGGCAGTGGAGGCTATGATGGTG gTAGTGGTCATGGAAGTGGAGTTGGTAAAGTTAGTGGAGGTCTTGGCGGTGGTTATGGTGGAAGTAGTGCCGGTGCCGGAAGTTATGGCGGAAGCGGTTCCTtaggtggtggtggtggctCGGGAGGATATGGTAATGATGGTGCCGGTGGTGGTTTTGGCAGTGCTGGTTCTAACGCAGGTAGTTACGGCGGTAGTAGTGGAAGTGCTGGTGGTTACGGTGGTAGCGGCGGCTCAGGCAGTTATGGAGGTGGTC ATGGAGGGCTTGGAGGTGACGCCGGTTTTGGTGGCGGATCTGATAAATGGAGCGGCGGTGGCGCAGGTGGTGGACACGGTCTAGGACATGGAGGAGGCTTAGGCGGTGGACATGGAAAAGGCTCAGGCGGTGGACATGGAGGAGGTTTAGGTGGTGGACATGGAGGAGCAGGAGGATTGGGTGGAGGTTTTGGGGGTGGTTTGGGTGGTGGACATGGAGGAG GATTGGGTGGAGGTCTTGGAGGAGGTTTAGGTGGTGGACATGGAGGAGCAGGAGGATTGGGTGGAGGTCTTGGGGGTGGTTTGGGTGGTGGACACGGAGGAGGCTTAGGCGGCGGACATGGCGGAGGATTAGGTGGAGGTTCAGGAAGTGGTTTGGGTGGTGGACACGGAGGAGGCTTAGGCGGATATGGAAGTAGCGGAACAGGAGGTGGAG GATGTGCTGGAGGATGCGGCGGTGGTAGCGGCGGAGCAAGTGCCAATGCTCAAGCTAGCGCTAGCGCAAACGCCGGTGCAGGTAGCGGAGGATACGGAGGTCTCGGAGGTCTTGGAGGTCACGGAGGACATGGATCGGGAGTAGA
- the LOC126849078 gene encoding uncharacterized protein LOC126849078 isoform X6: MRQYRTIGLLALLLVAACVQAREAGLSRSKRYSGGYSSSSASSSASASAYGGGSSYSKSDAQAIGSASAGAQSSALANAGGYGGGGGHGGFGGGSGGLGGSGGLGGGGGLGGSGGGLGSGGGHGGYGGGGGHGGGSGSGLGFGGAGAGASSGGFGPGGGSGGYGGGSAGSSGGYGGGSGGSGGYDGGSGHGSGVGKVSGGLGGGYGGSSAGAGSYGGSGSLGGGGGSGGYGNDGAGGGFGSAGSNAGSYGGSSGSAGGYGGSGGSGSYGGGHGGLGGDAGFGGGSDKWSGGGAGGGHGLGHGGGLGGGHGKGSGGGHGGGLGGGHGGAGGLGGGFGGGLGGGLGGGLGGGHGGGLGGGHGGGLGGGSGSGLGGGHGGGLGGYGSSGTGGGGCAGGCGGGSGGASANAQASASANAGAGSGGYGGLGGLGGHGGHGSGVDLFSRIGDTDEGSSGTVEGAKGVYSSSAANIDSSGKGTYSVKAGKIPG; the protein is encoded by the exons ATGAGGCAGTATCGAACGATCGGCCTTTTGGCCTTATTACTAGTTGCAGCGTGTGTCCAAGCGCGAG AGGCCGGATTATCGCGTTCGAAACGTTACAGTGGAGGATATTCTTCCAGCAGTGCCAGCAGTTCGGCCAGCGCAAGTGCGTATGGGGGTGGTAGCAGTTATTCCAAATCCGATGCTCAAGCTATCGGCAGTGCCTCAGCAGGTGCTCAGTCCTCGGCATTAGCGAATGCCGGTGGATATGGAGGAGGCGGCGGTCATGGTGGTTTCGGTGGCGGCAGCGGTGGTCTAGGAGGTAGCGGTGGTCTAGGAGGTGGCGGTGGTCTAGGAGGTAGCGGTGGTGGTCTAGGAAGTGGCGGCGGTCACGGCGGTTATGGAGGCGGTGGAGGTCATGGAGGTGGCAGTGGCAGTGGTCTAGGATTCGGAGGTGCCGGTGCAGGTGCTAGTAGCGGTGGATTtg GACCCGGAGGAGGCAGTGGAGGCTACGGTGGTG GATCCGCGGGAAGCAGTGGAGGCTACGGTGGTG GATCCGGGGGCAGTGGAGGCTATGATGGTG gTAGTGGTCATGGAAGTGGAGTTGGTAAAGTTAGTGGAGGTCTTGGCGGTGGTTATGGTGGAAGTAGTGCCGGTGCCGGAAGTTATGGCGGAAGCGGTTCCTtaggtggtggtggtggctCGGGAGGATATGGTAATGATGGTGCCGGTGGTGGTTTTGGCAGTGCTGGTTCTAACGCAGGTAGTTACGGCGGTAGTAGTGGAAGTGCTGGTGGTTACGGTGGTAGCGGCGGCTCAGGCAGTTATGGAGGTGGTC ATGGAGGGCTTGGAGGTGACGCCGGTTTTGGTGGCGGATCTGATAAATGGAGCGGCGGTGGCGCAGGTGGTGGACACGGTCTAGGACATGGAGGAGGCTTAGGCGGTGGACATGGAAAAGGCTCAGGCGGTGGACATGGAGGAGGTTTAGGTGGTGGACATGGAGGAGCAGGAGGATTGGGTGGAGGTTTTGGGGGTG GATTGGGTGGAGGTCTTGGGGGTGGTTTGGGTGGTGGACACGGAGGAGGCTTAGGCGGCGGACATGGCGGAGGATTAGGTGGAGGTTCAGGAAGTGGTTTGGGTGGTGGACACGGAGGAGGCTTAGGCGGATATGGAAGTAGCGGAACAGGAGGTGGAG GATGTGCTGGAGGATGCGGCGGTGGTAGCGGCGGAGCAAGTGCCAATGCTCAAGCTAGCGCTAGCGCAAACGCCGGTGCAGGTAGCGGAGGATACGGAGGTCTCGGAGGTCTTGGAGGTCACGGAGGACATGGATCGGGAGTAGA
- the LOC126849078 gene encoding uncharacterized protein LOC126849078 isoform X4, with the protein MRQYRTIGLLALLLVAACVQAREAGLSRSKRYSGGYSSSSASSSASASAYGGGSSYSKSDAQAIGSASAGAQSSALANAGGYGGGGGHGGFGGGSGGLGGSGGLGGGGGLGGSGGGLGSGGGHGGYGGGGGHGGGSGSGLGFGGAGAGASSGGFGPGGGSGGYGGGSAGSSGGYGGGSGGSGGYDGGSGHGSGVGKVSGGLGGGYGGSSAGAGSYGGSGSLGGGGGSGGYGNDGAGGGFGSAGSNAGSYGGSSGSAGGYGGSGGSGSYGGGHGGLGGDAGFGGGSDKWSGGGAGGGHGLGHGGGLGGGHGKGSGGGHGGGLGGGHGGAGGLGGGFGGGLGGGLGGGLGGGHGGAGGLGGGLGGGLGGGHGGGLGGGHGGGLGGGSGSGLGGGHGGGLGGYGSSGTGGGGCAGGCGGGSGGASANAQASASANAGAGSGGYGGLGGLGGHGGHGSGVDLFSRIGDTDEGSSGTVEGAKGVYSSSAANIDSSGKGTYSVKAGKIPG; encoded by the exons ATGAGGCAGTATCGAACGATCGGCCTTTTGGCCTTATTACTAGTTGCAGCGTGTGTCCAAGCGCGAG AGGCCGGATTATCGCGTTCGAAACGTTACAGTGGAGGATATTCTTCCAGCAGTGCCAGCAGTTCGGCCAGCGCAAGTGCGTATGGGGGTGGTAGCAGTTATTCCAAATCCGATGCTCAAGCTATCGGCAGTGCCTCAGCAGGTGCTCAGTCCTCGGCATTAGCGAATGCCGGTGGATATGGAGGAGGCGGCGGTCATGGTGGTTTCGGTGGCGGCAGCGGTGGTCTAGGAGGTAGCGGTGGTCTAGGAGGTGGCGGTGGTCTAGGAGGTAGCGGTGGTGGTCTAGGAAGTGGCGGCGGTCACGGCGGTTATGGAGGCGGTGGAGGTCATGGAGGTGGCAGTGGCAGTGGTCTAGGATTCGGAGGTGCCGGTGCAGGTGCTAGTAGCGGTGGATTtg GACCCGGAGGAGGCAGTGGAGGCTACGGTGGTG GATCCGCGGGAAGCAGTGGAGGCTACGGTGGTG GATCCGGGGGCAGTGGAGGCTATGATGGTG gTAGTGGTCATGGAAGTGGAGTTGGTAAAGTTAGTGGAGGTCTTGGCGGTGGTTATGGTGGAAGTAGTGCCGGTGCCGGAAGTTATGGCGGAAGCGGTTCCTtaggtggtggtggtggctCGGGAGGATATGGTAATGATGGTGCCGGTGGTGGTTTTGGCAGTGCTGGTTCTAACGCAGGTAGTTACGGCGGTAGTAGTGGAAGTGCTGGTGGTTACGGTGGTAGCGGCGGCTCAGGCAGTTATGGAGGTGGTC ATGGAGGGCTTGGAGGTGACGCCGGTTTTGGTGGCGGATCTGATAAATGGAGCGGCGGTGGCGCAGGTGGTGGACACGGTCTAGGACATGGAGGAGGCTTAGGCGGTGGACATGGAAAAGGCTCAGGCGGTGGACATGGAGGAGGTTTAGGTGGTGGACATGGAGGAGCAGGAGGATTGGGTGGAGGTTTTGGGGGTG GATTGGGTGGAGGTCTTGGAGGAGGTTTAGGTGGTGGACATGGAGGAGCAGGAGGATTGGGTGGAGGTCTTGGGGGTGGTTTGGGTGGTGGACACGGAGGAGGCTTAGGCGGCGGACATGGCGGAGGATTAGGTGGAGGTTCAGGAAGTGGTTTGGGTGGTGGACACGGAGGAGGCTTAGGCGGATATGGAAGTAGCGGAACAGGAGGTGGAG GATGTGCTGGAGGATGCGGCGGTGGTAGCGGCGGAGCAAGTGCCAATGCTCAAGCTAGCGCTAGCGCAAACGCCGGTGCAGGTAGCGGAGGATACGGAGGTCTCGGAGGTCTTGGAGGTCACGGAGGACATGGATCGGGAGTAGA
- the LOC126849078 gene encoding uncharacterized protein LOC126849078 isoform X3, whose translation MRQYRTIGLLALLLVAACVQAREAGLSRSKRYSGGYSSSSASSSASASAYGGGSSYSKSDAQAIGSASAGAQSSALANAGGYGGGGGHGGFGGGSGGLGGSGGLGGGGGLGGSGGGLGSGGGHGGYGGGGGHGGGSGSGLGFGGAGAGASSGGFGPGGGSGGYGGGSGGSGGYDGGSGHGSGVGKVSGGLGGGYGGSSAGAGSYGGSGSLGGGGGSGGYGNDGAGGGFGSAGSNAGSYGGSSGSAGGYGGSGGSGSYGGGHGGLGGDAGFGGGSDKWSGGGAGGGHGLGHGGGLGGGHGKGSGGGHGGGLGGGHGGAGGLGGGFGGGLGGGHGGGLGGGHGGAGGLGGGLGGGLGGGHGGAGGLGGGLGGGLGGGHGGGLGGGHGGGLGGGSGSGLGGGHGGGLGGYGSSGTGGGGCAGGCGGGSGGASANAQASASANAGAGSGGYGGLGGLGGHGGHGSGVDLFSRIGDTDEGSSGTVEGAKGVYSSSAANIDSSGKGTYSVKAGKIPG comes from the exons ATGAGGCAGTATCGAACGATCGGCCTTTTGGCCTTATTACTAGTTGCAGCGTGTGTCCAAGCGCGAG AGGCCGGATTATCGCGTTCGAAACGTTACAGTGGAGGATATTCTTCCAGCAGTGCCAGCAGTTCGGCCAGCGCAAGTGCGTATGGGGGTGGTAGCAGTTATTCCAAATCCGATGCTCAAGCTATCGGCAGTGCCTCAGCAGGTGCTCAGTCCTCGGCATTAGCGAATGCCGGTGGATATGGAGGAGGCGGCGGTCATGGTGGTTTCGGTGGCGGCAGCGGTGGTCTAGGAGGTAGCGGTGGTCTAGGAGGTGGCGGTGGTCTAGGAGGTAGCGGTGGTGGTCTAGGAAGTGGCGGCGGTCACGGCGGTTATGGAGGCGGTGGAGGTCATGGAGGTGGCAGTGGCAGTGGTCTAGGATTCGGAGGTGCCGGTGCAGGTGCTAGTAGCGGTGGATTtg GACCCGGAGGAGGCAGTGGAGGCTACGGTGGTG GATCCGGGGGCAGTGGAGGCTATGATGGTG gTAGTGGTCATGGAAGTGGAGTTGGTAAAGTTAGTGGAGGTCTTGGCGGTGGTTATGGTGGAAGTAGTGCCGGTGCCGGAAGTTATGGCGGAAGCGGTTCCTtaggtggtggtggtggctCGGGAGGATATGGTAATGATGGTGCCGGTGGTGGTTTTGGCAGTGCTGGTTCTAACGCAGGTAGTTACGGCGGTAGTAGTGGAAGTGCTGGTGGTTACGGTGGTAGCGGCGGCTCAGGCAGTTATGGAGGTGGTC ATGGAGGGCTTGGAGGTGACGCCGGTTTTGGTGGCGGATCTGATAAATGGAGCGGCGGTGGCGCAGGTGGTGGACACGGTCTAGGACATGGAGGAGGCTTAGGCGGTGGACATGGAAAAGGCTCAGGCGGTGGACATGGAGGAGGTTTAGGTGGTGGACATGGAGGAGCAGGAGGATTGGGTGGAGGTTTTGGGGGTGGTTTGGGTGGTGGACATGGAGGAGGTTTAGGTGGTGGACATGGAGGAGCAGGAGGATTGGGTGGAGGTCTTGGAGGAGGTTTAGGTGGTGGACATGGAGGAGCAGGAGGATTGGGTGGAGGTCTTGGGGGTGGTTTGGGTGGTGGACACGGAGGAGGCTTAGGCGGCGGACATGGCGGAGGATTAGGTGGAGGTTCAGGAAGTGGTTTGGGTGGTGGACACGGAGGAGGCTTAGGCGGATATGGAAGTAGCGGAACAGGAGGTGGAG GATGTGCTGGAGGATGCGGCGGTGGTAGCGGCGGAGCAAGTGCCAATGCTCAAGCTAGCGCTAGCGCAAACGCCGGTGCAGGTAGCGGAGGATACGGAGGTCTCGGAGGTCTTGGAGGTCACGGAGGACATGGATCGGGAGTAGA
- the LOC126849078 gene encoding uncharacterized protein LOC126849078 isoform X1, with protein sequence MRQYRTIGLLALLLVAACVQAREAGLSRSKRYSGGYSSSSASSSASASAYGGGSSYSKSDAQAIGSASAGAQSSALANAGGYGGGGGHGGFGGGSGGLGGSGGLGGGGGLGGSGGGLGSGGGHGGYGGGGGHGGGSGSGLGFGGAGAGASSGGFGPGGGSGGYGGGSAGSSGGYGGGSGGSGGYDGGSGHGSGVGKVSGGLGGGYGGSSAGAGSYGGSGSLGGGGGSGGYGNDGAGGGFGSAGSNAGSYGGSSGSAGGYGGSGGSGSYGGGHGGLGGDAGFGGGSDKWSGGGAGGGHGLGHGGGLGGGHGKGSGGGHGGGLGGGHGGAGGLGGGFGGGLGGGHGGGLGGGHGGAGGLGGGLGGGLGGGHGGAGGLGGGLGGGLGGGHGGGLGGGHGGGLGGGSGSGLGGGHGGGLGGYGSSGTGGGGCAGGCGGGSGGASANAQASASANAGAGSGGYGGLGGLGGHGGHGSGVDLFSRIGDTDEGSSGTVEGAKGVYSSSAANIDSSGKGTYSVKAGKIPG encoded by the exons ATGAGGCAGTATCGAACGATCGGCCTTTTGGCCTTATTACTAGTTGCAGCGTGTGTCCAAGCGCGAG AGGCCGGATTATCGCGTTCGAAACGTTACAGTGGAGGATATTCTTCCAGCAGTGCCAGCAGTTCGGCCAGCGCAAGTGCGTATGGGGGTGGTAGCAGTTATTCCAAATCCGATGCTCAAGCTATCGGCAGTGCCTCAGCAGGTGCTCAGTCCTCGGCATTAGCGAATGCCGGTGGATATGGAGGAGGCGGCGGTCATGGTGGTTTCGGTGGCGGCAGCGGTGGTCTAGGAGGTAGCGGTGGTCTAGGAGGTGGCGGTGGTCTAGGAGGTAGCGGTGGTGGTCTAGGAAGTGGCGGCGGTCACGGCGGTTATGGAGGCGGTGGAGGTCATGGAGGTGGCAGTGGCAGTGGTCTAGGATTCGGAGGTGCCGGTGCAGGTGCTAGTAGCGGTGGATTtg GACCCGGAGGAGGCAGTGGAGGCTACGGTGGTG GATCCGCGGGAAGCAGTGGAGGCTACGGTGGTG GATCCGGGGGCAGTGGAGGCTATGATGGTG gTAGTGGTCATGGAAGTGGAGTTGGTAAAGTTAGTGGAGGTCTTGGCGGTGGTTATGGTGGAAGTAGTGCCGGTGCCGGAAGTTATGGCGGAAGCGGTTCCTtaggtggtggtggtggctCGGGAGGATATGGTAATGATGGTGCCGGTGGTGGTTTTGGCAGTGCTGGTTCTAACGCAGGTAGTTACGGCGGTAGTAGTGGAAGTGCTGGTGGTTACGGTGGTAGCGGCGGCTCAGGCAGTTATGGAGGTGGTC ATGGAGGGCTTGGAGGTGACGCCGGTTTTGGTGGCGGATCTGATAAATGGAGCGGCGGTGGCGCAGGTGGTGGACACGGTCTAGGACATGGAGGAGGCTTAGGCGGTGGACATGGAAAAGGCTCAGGCGGTGGACATGGAGGAGGTTTAGGTGGTGGACATGGAGGAGCAGGAGGATTGGGTGGAGGTTTTGGGGGTGGTTTGGGTGGTGGACATGGAGGAGGTTTAGGTGGTGGACATGGAGGAGCAGGAGGATTGGGTGGAGGTCTTGGAGGAGGTTTAGGTGGTGGACATGGAGGAGCAGGAGGATTGGGTGGAGGTCTTGGGGGTGGTTTGGGTGGTGGACACGGAGGAGGCTTAGGCGGCGGACATGGCGGAGGATTAGGTGGAGGTTCAGGAAGTGGTTTGGGTGGTGGACACGGAGGAGGCTTAGGCGGATATGGAAGTAGCGGAACAGGAGGTGGAG GATGTGCTGGAGGATGCGGCGGTGGTAGCGGCGGAGCAAGTGCCAATGCTCAAGCTAGCGCTAGCGCAAACGCCGGTGCAGGTAGCGGAGGATACGGAGGTCTCGGAGGTCTTGGAGGTCACGGAGGACATGGATCGGGAGTAGA